The genomic segment GAATGGTCCATCGATCGCATAGCTGAGGAGGTCGGCTTCCGATATTCCCCTTACTTCTCGACCTGTTTCAAGCGCAGCGTTGGAATGACTCCACTCCACTTTCGCAAGAAATATTTGAATTAAAGGATTGCGATTACTATTTATCTGAGGTTTGAAATTTAGAAAAGGCACCGTATATTTATAGCCAACAAAAAAACAACGACCGATCATCATCGATGACCGGTCGTTGTTTTTAAAAGTTAGAGTGTTTGCTGCCTGCTCCATTATTTTTCAGCTTATACCCAAATAAGCGCTCAAACAACTTGTGATACGCTCATGTTCATCAACGTCCGAGGTGCCCGTAACCGCAATGGCCCCAATAAAGCCAACTCCCCTTACTACGATTGGGAATCCGCCTCCTGCTGCTACATAATCAACAGGGCTTAAATGGAGAGCCTCCTCCAGTGTCACACCTTGCTCCTTCAGCTTCAATTGAATGCCCAATGTGCTTTGATTGAGCCTATAAACCGTATTTTTCTTCTTCCGAAGCCATTCATCGTTGTCTACGGTCGTCCCTTCCAATGCAGCGTGGAAGATTTGTTGTCCGCATTTAGAAATATCTACTGCAATAGACTTTCCTTCACTTCTGGCTTTGTTTAGCAGCAATAAACCAATTTCTATTCCCATGTCATGACTAAACGTATCAAATTGCAATAACCTTTCTTGTTTGGCAATCATCTCAATATTCATCGTCTATTCCTCCATCCTTTTGCGATATATTAGCCTCTTCCCTTAATCCTCAAAAGGATATTTAAGCCCCCATTGACGCCGCAATTCATCGCACTGCTTCATAATGGACAGGCTTTGTTCCCAGGTCATAATGGGCGACTGCTTCAGATTTCCCCTTATGCATTCATTCACATGCGCAATTTCATATTGAAAGCCATCATCTTGAATGCCTTCGACACTTTGAGGCGCTTTTTCTTCATAGGTCGTAATATTGCCATTCTTCATCACATGGATTAAAGTAGGCTTCCAAAAGGACGGCACTTCAATATAGCCCCCAGTACCATAGATCATGGCAGTATCGACCATATCCGTTCTCACGCCACTGCTCATGACGACAAGCTCGCCTTTATCATACTTGGCAATATAGCTTGCTTGCTCGTCAACCTGTATATGGTATTCATCCGAATCAATAGTAGCGAATCCTGTAAGGGCAACGGGATTTTTCCCTAATACGGCTTCGGCAAAATGAAGATTATAAATGCCTGTATCCAGCAAGCCGCCACCAGCAAGCTCCGG from the Paenibacillus sp. BIHB 4019 genome contains:
- a CDS encoding heme-degrading domain-containing protein, which encodes MNIEMIAKQERLLQFDTFSHDMGIEIGLLLLNKARSEGKSIAVDISKCGQQIFHAALEGTTVDNDEWLRKKKNTVYRLNQSTLGIQLKLKEQGVTLEEALHLSPVDYVAAGGGFPIVVRGVGFIGAIAVTGTSDVDEHERITSCLSAYLGIS
- a CDS encoding Gfo/Idh/MocA family oxidoreductase; the encoded protein is MDRKIRWGLLGSGGIVDRWICGAKQLKDVEIVAVSSRTIESAQKMAQKHDIPLALEYDALLKRPDIDVVYIPVPHPAHKKMAIMAMEHGKSVLVEKPACVNAGELTEVLECAKKNNVFFMEGMWTRFFPMMNKIRSFLNDEGIGEVRAMNIAFSFRMPGEFRDQRWMNPELAGGGLLDTGIYNLHFAEAVLGKNPVALTGFATIDSDEYHIQVDEQASYIAKYDKGELVVMSSGVRTDMVDTAMIYGTGGYIEVPSFWKPTLIHVMKNGNITTYEEKAPQSVEGIQDDGFQYEIAHVNECIRGNLKQSPIMTWEQSLSIMKQCDELRRQWGLKYPFED